The Treponema pectinovorum genome includes a window with the following:
- a CDS encoding phosphoribosylaminoimidazolecarboxamide formyltransferase: MKELELKYGCNPNQKPARVFVDEGDLPITVLNGRPGYINLLDALNGWQLVKELKEATGLPAATSFKHVSPAGAAVGKPLSDTLKQIYFTDSVELSALACAYARARGADRMSSFGDFISLSDECDEATALLIKKEVSDGVIAPSYSPKALEILKEKKNGSYCVIQIDSAYVPLATEVKQVFGVKFEQGHNFLKIDETCLSNIVTKNKNLSEDDKQNLIIALITLKYTQSNSVCYVKDGQAIGIGAGQQSRVHCTRLAGQKADNWWLRHSPRVLNLQFVDGIKRADRDNAIDVYIGEEYEDVLADGVWQNLFKVKPAVFTREEKKAWLAKNSGVALGSDAFFPFGDNIERARKSGVTVIAEPGGSVRDDQVIQTADKYNMVMCFNGIRLFHH; the protein is encoded by the coding sequence ATGAAAGAACTTGAATTAAAATACGGATGCAATCCAAATCAAAAGCCAGCAAGGGTTTTTGTTGATGAAGGCGATCTTCCAATCACTGTTTTGAACGGTAGACCTGGTTATATAAATTTGCTGGATGCTTTAAACGGCTGGCAACTTGTAAAAGAGTTAAAAGAAGCAACCGGACTTCCTGCTGCAACTTCTTTCAAACATGTTTCTCCTGCAGGAGCAGCTGTCGGAAAACCTTTGAGCGACACTTTAAAACAGATTTATTTTACAGATTCTGTTGAACTTTCTGCTCTTGCCTGTGCTTATGCGCGTGCCAGAGGTGCTGATAGAATGTCATCTTTTGGCGATTTTATTTCGTTGAGCGACGAATGCGATGAAGCAACCGCACTTTTAATAAAAAAAGAAGTTTCGGATGGAGTAATCGCTCCGTCATATTCTCCAAAAGCTCTGGAAATTCTAAAGGAAAAAAAGAACGGTTCTTACTGCGTTATCCAAATTGATTCGGCTTATGTTCCGCTTGCTACAGAAGTAAAACAGGTTTTTGGAGTAAAATTTGAACAAGGACACAATTTTTTAAAGATTGACGAAACCTGTCTTTCTAACATAGTTACAAAAAATAAAAATCTTAGTGAAGACGATAAACAGAATCTTATAATTGCCCTTATAACTTTAAAATATACTCAGTCAAATTCTGTTTGCTATGTAAAAGATGGGCAAGCTATAGGGATTGGAGCCGGTCAGCAGAGTAGAGTTCACTGTACTCGTCTGGCAGGGCAAAAAGCGGATAACTGGTGGCTGCGTCACTCTCCGAGAGTTTTGAATTTGCAGTTTGTTGACGGCATAAAACGTGCAGATCGCGACAATGCAATCGATGTTTATATTGGAGAAGAATACGAAGATGTGCTTGCAGATGGCGTATGGCAAAATCTTTTTAAAGTAAAACCTGCTGTCTTTACACGCGAAGAAAAAAAGGCTTGGCTTGCAAAAAATTCTGGTGTTGCACTGGGCTCGGATGCATTCTTTCCATTTGGAGACAATATTGAGCGAGCACGAAAATCTGGAGTAACAGTTATTGCCGAGCCGGGTGGTTCTGTTCGCGACGATCAGGTTATACAAACTGCCGACAAATACAACATGGTCATGTGCTTTAACGGCATAAG